One window of the Runella slithyformis DSM 19594 genome contains the following:
- a CDS encoding DUF2721 domain-containing protein, whose product MELSISTPAILFSTVSLMMIAFTNRYLAIASLIRELHDKFRISPDENYVEQIKHLHRRVHIIRNIQFIIVTSLLLSAVSMLFIYLQYQSVAQVLFFVALLLQIAALSLSIWEISLSIHALKIELSDMEEQLGRQFGFFGRTKPKSSE is encoded by the coding sequence ATGGAACTTTCTATCAGTACGCCTGCCATTTTATTTTCGACCGTTTCGCTGATGATGATCGCCTTCACGAACCGCTACCTGGCCATCGCCAGTTTGATTCGGGAATTGCACGACAAATTCCGGATCAGCCCCGATGAGAATTATGTCGAACAGATCAAACACCTTCATCGGCGCGTACACATCATCCGCAATATCCAATTCATCATCGTGACGAGCCTGCTGTTGAGCGCTGTTTCGATGCTTTTCATCTATTTACAGTACCAATCCGTCGCGCAGGTATTATTTTTCGTGGCGTTATTGTTACAGATCGCCGCGTTGAGCCTCTCCATTTGGGAAATCTCGCTCTCAATACACGCCCTCAAAATTGAACTCAGCGACATGGAAGAGCAACTCGGCAGGCAATTTGGCTTTTTCGGCCGGACAAAACCGAAAAGCAGTGAATAA
- a CDS encoding S9 family peptidase has product MRKQLLLFWCFCAGTAFAQDNTGYQTPPKPLADLVTAPPTPTVSVDSKGQWMLISERNTATTTIAELSQPELRIAGLRINPATNGPSRAVFVNNLKLRRVSANASDVQITGLPANSQLSFIQWSPDDSKIAFTNTTDTKIELYVADVATAVARKVSEVTLNAVLGVPYQWLSDSKSFIVRGIPAERGAGPEISRVPSGPTVQENLGTKAQAATYQDLLKSPADERQFEYYATAQTMKIGLDGSMQKIGFMGLIATASPSPDGRFVMVETIHRPFSYLVTVNRFPSKIDIFDTAGALVKTLTDIPLQENVPWGQDAAPAGQRNHNWRNDAPATIYWVEAKDGGDPKRKIAIRDVVYTLDAPFSGEAKEIYAAANRFGGVTWGNDQTALFSERWNATRKIITKLVNPSNPANPVVLFDRSSEDRYNNPGTPELKKNTYGEYVLDITPANEIYLTGQGASPEGDRPFVDLYSLTTKQSTRLFRSEAPFFERPISILNAEKGLILTSRESQEEQPNYFIRNLKPAPKKGKKAAEPVLTQVTFFPHPYPQFKGIQKQQLRYKRPDGVDLSATLLLPPGYKKEDGPLPTFLWAYPAEFKNAAAAGQVNGSPYQFNRISYWTGAAFVTMGYAVLENASIPIVGEGDKEPNDTYVEQLVASAKAAIDEGVRLGVVDAGRVGVGGHSYGAFMTANLLSHSNLFKAGIARSGAYNRTLTPFGFQNEQRTYWQAPEVYNKMSPFMNVDKVKTPLLLTHGEADNNTGTFPIQSERYYNALKGMGATAKLVFLPYESHGYTAKESLLHMLYEMNGWLDKYVKNAPVTAPVPKTGQMSGEKR; this is encoded by the coding sequence ATGAGAAAACAACTGCTGTTGTTCTGGTGCTTCTGTGCGGGTACCGCCTTTGCTCAGGACAACACGGGCTATCAAACACCGCCCAAACCCTTGGCCGATCTCGTAACGGCACCTCCCACTCCCACTGTCAGTGTGGACAGCAAAGGCCAATGGATGCTGATCTCGGAACGCAACACCGCCACAACGACCATTGCCGAACTTTCCCAACCCGAACTCCGAATCGCCGGTCTGCGCATCAATCCCGCCACCAACGGCCCGAGTCGGGCGGTATTTGTGAACAACCTCAAATTACGCCGGGTATCGGCCAATGCCTCGGATGTTCAGATCACGGGTTTACCCGCCAATTCGCAACTTTCCTTTATTCAGTGGTCGCCGGACGACAGCAAAATTGCGTTTACCAACACCACCGACACCAAAATTGAATTGTACGTTGCCGACGTGGCCACCGCCGTGGCCCGAAAAGTAAGCGAGGTGACCCTCAACGCCGTGTTGGGCGTGCCGTACCAATGGCTTTCCGACAGTAAATCTTTCATCGTCAGAGGTATTCCTGCCGAGCGCGGCGCGGGTCCCGAAATCAGCCGCGTGCCTTCCGGCCCGACCGTTCAGGAAAACCTGGGTACCAAAGCTCAGGCCGCCACTTATCAGGACCTGCTCAAAAGCCCCGCCGATGAAAGGCAGTTTGAATACTACGCCACGGCCCAAACGATGAAGATCGGCCTGGACGGCAGCATGCAAAAGATTGGCTTCATGGGCCTCATCGCCACGGCTTCGCCGTCGCCCGACGGTCGCTTTGTGATGGTTGAGACCATTCACCGTCCGTTCTCATATCTGGTCACAGTCAACCGTTTTCCTTCCAAAATTGATATTTTCGATACCGCCGGGGCGTTGGTGAAAACGCTGACCGACATTCCGTTGCAGGAAAATGTGCCTTGGGGGCAGGATGCCGCTCCCGCCGGACAACGCAACCACAACTGGCGCAATGACGCCCCCGCCACGATATATTGGGTAGAAGCCAAAGACGGCGGCGATCCGAAACGCAAAATCGCCATCCGCGATGTGGTGTACACCTTAGATGCCCCCTTTAGCGGCGAAGCCAAAGAAATCTACGCGGCCGCCAATCGTTTTGGCGGAGTTACGTGGGGAAATGACCAAACAGCGTTGTTTTCGGAGCGTTGGAACGCCACCCGCAAGATCATCACCAAGTTGGTCAACCCAAGCAACCCGGCTAATCCCGTCGTATTGTTTGACCGCTCGTCGGAAGACCGTTACAACAATCCCGGTACACCCGAATTGAAGAAAAATACCTACGGCGAATACGTGCTGGACATTACCCCCGCCAACGAGATATACCTGACCGGACAGGGTGCCTCGCCCGAAGGCGACCGTCCGTTTGTGGACCTGTACAGCCTCACCACCAAGCAGTCCACGCGCCTGTTTCGGTCTGAAGCACCGTTCTTTGAGCGGCCGATCAGCATTCTGAACGCCGAAAAAGGCCTTATCCTGACCTCGCGCGAATCGCAGGAAGAACAGCCGAACTATTTCATCCGCAACCTGAAACCCGCCCCCAAAAAAGGCAAAAAGGCAGCCGAACCCGTACTGACACAGGTGACCTTTTTCCCGCATCCGTATCCGCAGTTCAAAGGCATTCAGAAGCAGCAGCTCCGCTACAAGCGCCCGGACGGCGTGGACCTGAGCGCTACCCTGCTGCTGCCGCCCGGCTACAAAAAGGAAGACGGCCCGCTGCCCACATTCCTGTGGGCCTACCCGGCCGAATTTAAAAACGCCGCCGCCGCCGGACAGGTCAACGGCTCGCCGTACCAGTTTAACCGCATCAGTTATTGGACAGGCGCGGCCTTTGTAACTATGGGCTATGCTGTATTGGAAAATGCCTCCATCCCCATCGTGGGCGAGGGCGACAAAGAACCTAATGACACCTACGTCGAGCAATTGGTGGCGAGTGCCAAAGCGGCCATCGACGAAGGCGTTCGCCTCGGCGTGGTGGATGCCGGCCGCGTAGGCGTGGGCGGTCACTCATACGGAGCATTTATGACAGCCAACTTATTGTCACACAGCAATTTATTCAAAGCAGGTATTGCACGCTCGGGCGCCTACAACCGTACACTGACGCCTTTTGGCTTCCAAAACGAACAACGTACCTACTGGCAGGCCCCGGAGGTGTACAATAAAATGTCGCCGTTTATGAACGTGGACAAAGTAAAAACCCCACTCCTTTTGACCCACGGCGAAGCCGACAACAATACGGGCACGTTTCCGATCCAATCGGAACGCTACTACAACGCCCTCAAAGGCATGGGTGCCACGGCCAAGCTGGTGTTTTTGCCCTACGAAAGCCACGGCTACACCGCCAAGGAATCCCTCCTCCACATGCTGTACGAAATGAACGGCTGGTTGGACAAATACGTAAAAAACGCACCCGTTACCGCCCCGGTCCCCAAGACGGGCCAAATGTCAGGCGAGAAGCGCTAA
- the pepT gene encoding peptidase T, translating to MLSVPATVLDRFLHYVQIDTQSDPNSATQPSTEKQKDLSRVLVTELFEMGILDAHLDEHGYIYATLPANTPKYNVPVICFCSHVDTSPDCSGAGVKPIVHTQWDGSDIVLPDDPTQVLRQSEHPDLKAQIGNDIVTASGTTLLGADNKAGVAEIMDAVQFLINHPEIKHGTVKILFTPDEEIGRGTAKVDLEKLGAAFGYTIDGESLGTLEDETFSADAVKITIYGVSTHPGFAKGKLENALKIAAEVLAALPKDGLSPETTEAMEGFIHPTNIEGILEKVTLGFIIRDFTVAGLHEKEAYLKSILDKVMERYPNSSSHFEVVEQYRNMKEVLDQHPQVSQYALEAIQRSGLTPVRRSIRGGTDGSRLSFMGLPCPNIFAGEHAFHSKLEWVSVQDMQKASEVIVNLCQIWEEKA from the coding sequence ATGTTATCTGTCCCGGCCACTGTCCTTGATCGTTTCCTGCATTATGTACAAATAGATACCCAATCCGACCCGAATTCCGCCACGCAGCCTTCCACCGAAAAACAGAAAGATTTGAGTCGTGTGTTGGTTACGGAGTTGTTTGAAATGGGCATTTTGGATGCTCACCTTGATGAGCATGGCTACATATACGCGACCCTGCCCGCCAATACGCCCAAATACAATGTGCCGGTTATATGTTTTTGTTCGCACGTAGATACCTCCCCCGATTGCTCGGGCGCGGGCGTAAAACCCATTGTACACACTCAATGGGATGGCTCAGACATTGTGCTCCCTGATGATCCCACGCAGGTACTGCGCCAAAGCGAACATCCTGATCTGAAGGCGCAGATCGGTAACGATATTGTTACAGCAAGCGGTACGACTTTGCTCGGCGCAGACAACAAAGCCGGCGTGGCCGAGATCATGGATGCAGTACAGTTTTTGATCAATCACCCTGAGATCAAACACGGTACGGTCAAAATTCTTTTCACCCCTGATGAAGAGATCGGACGGGGAACGGCCAAGGTTGACCTGGAAAAGTTAGGAGCTGCTTTTGGCTATACCATTGACGGAGAAAGCCTCGGAACGCTTGAAGACGAAACATTCAGTGCCGATGCCGTCAAGATCACCATTTATGGCGTCAGCACCCATCCCGGATTTGCCAAAGGAAAGTTAGAAAATGCCCTTAAAATAGCCGCTGAGGTGCTGGCGGCCCTGCCCAAAGATGGGTTGTCGCCCGAAACAACCGAGGCCATGGAAGGATTCATTCACCCGACCAACATTGAAGGAATTCTGGAAAAAGTCACCCTTGGCTTTATCATTCGTGATTTTACCGTGGCGGGGTTACACGAAAAAGAAGCCTATCTGAAAAGCATTTTGGATAAGGTCATGGAGAGGTACCCTAATTCCTCTTCTCATTTTGAAGTGGTGGAACAGTACCGCAATATGAAAGAAGTTCTGGATCAACATCCGCAGGTGAGTCAATATGCCCTGGAAGCTATCCAACGCAGCGGTCTGACCCCTGTGCGCCGAAGCATACGCGGCGGCACCGACGGTTCGCGGCTGTCTTTCATGGGGTTGCCGTGTCCCAATATCTTTGCCGGAGAGCACGCCTTTCATTCAAAACTGGAGTGGGTGTCGGTACAGGATATGCAAAAAGCGTCGGAAGTCATCGTGAACCTTTGTCAAATTTGGGAAGAAAAAGCCTAA
- a CDS encoding NUDIX hydrolase gives MLENVFDSHKFNLWKANLLKNGLEIHHIEEKFTRHNSHGDALFSVLMLDATTPEGDKIPPICFLKGEVLCVLVCLIDEKTGEKYLLLVRQRRICDGSQTYEHPAGMLDSESDAVKVAAKEVFEETGITVEKEQLVRLLDYPVYPSTGTSDETMYYFYCELTLPKEKIMSYNDLFMGEASEHERIVTVVLPFLEAHRLINNANGVLLNFLYLKAVGDWELLKQL, from the coding sequence ATGCTCGAAAACGTCTTTGATTCTCACAAATTTAACCTTTGGAAAGCCAATTTGTTAAAAAACGGTCTTGAAATTCATCACATCGAAGAAAAATTTACCCGTCACAACAGCCACGGTGATGCTCTCTTTTCGGTCCTGATGCTGGACGCTACCACGCCCGAAGGTGACAAAATTCCGCCTATCTGCTTTTTGAAAGGAGAGGTATTGTGCGTGCTCGTGTGTCTGATCGATGAGAAAACCGGCGAAAAATACCTGCTGTTGGTTCGTCAGCGGCGTATTTGCGACGGCTCGCAAACCTACGAACATCCTGCCGGTATGCTGGACAGCGAATCGGATGCGGTCAAAGTGGCCGCAAAAGAGGTATTTGAGGAAACGGGAATCACCGTTGAAAAGGAACAATTGGTTCGCCTTCTGGACTATCCGGTGTATCCTTCCACCGGCACAAGCGACGAAACCATGTACTATTTTTATTGCGAACTGACCCTCCCCAAAGAGAAGATCATGAGCTATAACGATCTGTTTATGGGGGAAGCCTCTGAGCATGAGCGTATTGTGACCGTCGTGCTGCCTTTTTTGGAAGCCCATCGCCTCATCAACAATGCCAACGGCGTTTTACTGAATTTTCTTTACCTCAAGGCCGTCGGCGATTGGGAGTTATTGAAGCAATTGTAG